A section of the Oryzias latipes chromosome 8, ASM223467v1 genome encodes:
- the LOC101156014 gene encoding MAPK regulated corepressor interacting protein 2-like, translating to MMYTITRGPSKLATQRRTGPTQQPDSKTSDFKHKQTSWNMPDLPAPRIVFKSQNGKKYHHPAPALPADSRQESFSPLHEENVTFISSAWQEVIQQQQEEEVEVSQRAVHYRETTPGTHIDGFVPLDLDEWWAQRFLANIDKLS from the exons ATGATGTACACAATCACCAGGGGTCCTAGTAAGCTGGCCACTCAGCGACGGACAG GGCCTACTCAGCAGCCGGACAGCAAAACAAGTGACTTCAAACATAAACAGACGTCCTGGAACATGCCTGA CCTCCCTGCACCCAGGATAGTTTTCAAAAGCCAGAATGGGAAGAAGTACCATCATCCTGCACCGGCTCTCCCAGCAGACAGTCGACAGGAAAGTTTCTCCCCCCTCCATGAGGAGAATGTCACGTTCATATCTTCCG CCTGGCAGGAGGtgatccagcagcagcaggaggaggaggtggaggtttCCCAAAGAGCTGTTCACTACAGAGAAACAACTCCAGGGACGCACATTGATG GTTTTGTGCCCTTGGATCTGGATGAATGGTGGGCCCAGCGCTTTTTAGCAAACATTGACAAGCTCTCCTGA
- the dnaaf5 gene encoding dynein assembly factor 5, axonemal, which translates to MAATAGGEEHVSSEVLRGLAHHLNCLNEDNKATRKRAIEFIKKETVDKGLSSGVLQEIFSALLKPLLKCLSDPMERCRETAISVITEFIRCVPKPEEFLPYLMPCLAQRFGENEILEPAEELRLSAVDLLSLTVEVCGKHLAPYVSEMIRILQRTIVDPFPDVKRESCRCTVKLAQTVPEHFHMQADSLVKPLMMTITHQHSRVRVAVIEATGSVIQHGSGRNMDDVLPHLSQRFLDDSPQVRKAVTAVVGNWLLHLRDRYSYFHKLIPLLLSNTTDEIPEIRLLAADLWKRAGTQWEKENEEDIKDKMDFLLAPPAHYPPGVDRPVLGCRELVVRNLGRLIPAITHDLTDWLVPTRIRTSQLLSVLLLHAEDHSTQHLQPLLETLYRTCTETEKEVVKNCLAAAKLIGTFVPPPVFLKLLLDRVNTPHSSACSWAPLMVLAAVLQGCSKPLLKPHLQQIADTLVQPSVCQEYQQVVYLQQLLTCVDVLLRQCESDCGAVSLQLLQVLISIQSLSAEPQLIAKALESAHFLGKVQDLDLMELYRQHMGQLLDWLFASVSSWSSYSPQRLQLHIIVTQSGPVIGEFLNQLMPIVNSCLQPDRDKEMRMSIFTMLAKLLLDGSNTLDSQGRFRDEAESFLCNILLPNLVWKAGRTAGALRTSALSCLLALLHGGAITPGQLLCLEEKLSPHVLSSLEEDSQMGRLMACRSLSAMLKLIGRSMRQDTLNRIYPELLKRLDDSNAEVRAAALHGVGLWFSSLTKDYSPEVCAPHLQLLFQQLLLHLDDPNPAVQDQVLEILKKASVVHPVLLKREAEAVKDKHRSPVYCEQLLQHISSLSAETTAPGSE; encoded by the exons ATGGCAGCAACAGCAGGTGGAGAGGAGCACGTTTCCTCGGAAGTTTTAAGAGGACTTGCCCATCATTTAAACTGCCTAAACGAGGACAACAAAGCGACAAGAAAGAGAGCTATCGAGTTCATAAAGAAAGAGACGGTGGACAAAGGACTTTCCAGCGGCGTCCTCCAGGAAATATTCTCAGCCCTTCTCAAACCTCTTCTCAAATGTCTTTCAGACCCAATGGAAAGATGCAGGGAAACTGCTATTTCAGTCATAACAGAGTTTATTCGTTGTGTTCCCAAACCCGAGGAGTTCCTGCCGTATTTAATGCCGTGTCTGGCTCAGCGGTTTGGTGAGAACGAGATTCTAGAACCGGCGGAAGAGCTTCGTTTGTCGGCCGTGGATCTGTTGAGTCTGACCGTGGAGGTTTGCGGAAAACATTTGGCGCCTTATGTGAGCGAAATGATCAGAATTTTACAGAGAACTATCGTCGACCCCTTCCCGGATGTTAAAAGAGAAAGCTGCAGATGCACCGTCAAACTTGCGCAGACTGTTCCAG agcattttcacatgcaAGCTGACAGTCTTGTCAAGCCTCTCATGATGACGATAACTCATCAGCACTCACGGGTGCGGGTGGCAGTCATCGAAGCCACTGGGTCGGTCATTCAACACGGGAGTGGAAGAAACATGGATGACGTTCTCCCACACCTGAGTCAGAGATTTTTGGATGATTCACCACAG GTGAGAAAAGCTGTGACTGCCGTGGTTGGGAATTGGCTGTTGCACCTGAGAGACAGATACTCTTATTTTCACAAACTGATTCCTCTCCTGCTGAGCAACACCACTGATGAAATCCCAGAAATAAG ACTTCTAGCAGCCGATTTATGGAAACGAGCAGGAACACAGTGGGAGAAGGAAAATGAGGAGGACATAAAAGACAAGATGGACTTTCTTCTCGCTCCTCCAGCACACTACCCACCAGGAG TGGATCGTCCAGTTTTGGGCTGCAGAGAATTGGTTGTAAGAAACCTCGGGAGGCTGATCCCAGCTATCACCCATGATCTGACTGACTGGCTGGTGCCGACGCGCATCAGGACCTCCCAGCTTctctctgtgctgctgctgcatgctgAGGACCACAGCACTCAGCATCTGCAGCCCCTGCTAGAGACCCTCTACCGCACTTGTACAGAGACAGAAAAGGAGGTGGTCAAAAAC TGCCTGGCAGCTGCAAAACTGATAGGGACTTTTGTTCCTCCGCCCGTCTTCCTCAAGCTGTTGCTGGACCGTGTTAACACCCCACACTCTTCCGCTTGCTCCTGGGCCCCCTTAATGGTTCTGGCTGCAGTTCTGCAAGGCTGCTCCAAACCACTCCTCAAGCCACACCTCCAGCAGATTGCCGACACTTTGGTCCAGCCCAGCGTCTGCCAGGAATACCAGCAG GTTGTGTACTTGCAGCAGTTGCTGACGTGTGTGGATGTGCTGCTGCGTCAGTGCGAGTCCGACTGTGGCGCAGtcagcctgcagctgctgcaggtgcTGATCAGCATCCAGAGCCTCTCTGCAGAGCCGCAGCTGATTGCAAAG GCCTTGGAGAGCGCACACTTTCTGGGTAAAGTGCAGGACCTGGACTTGATGGAGCTCTATAGACAGCACATGGGACAGCTGCTGGACTGGTTGTTTGCCTCCGTCAGTAGTTGGTCTAGTTATTCTCCACAGAGACTCCAGCTTCACATCATTGTCACACAATCGG GTCCAGTTATCGGAGAGTTTTTGAACCAGCTGATGCCTATTGTCAACAGCTGCCTCCAGCCAGACAGAGACAAAGAAATGAGGATGAGCATTTTCACAATGCTGGCCAAACTGCTGCTGGATGGAAGCAACACTCTGGATTCACAGGG GCGTTTCCGCGATGAAGCAGAATCATTTCTTTGCAACATCCTGCTTCCTAACCTGGTGTGGAAAGCAGGACGCACCGCTGGCGCCCTGCGCACCTCAGCCCTAAGCTGTCTGTTGGCTCTACTGCATGGAGGCGCCATCACACCTGGACAG CTGCTGTGCCTGGAGGAGAAGCTGAGTCCTCATGTGCTGTCGTCCCTGGAGGAAGATTCTCAGATGGGAAGGCTTATGGCCTGTCGCTCTCTGTCTGCGATGCTGAAGCTGATAGGACGCAGCATGCGGCAGGACACTCTAAACCGGATATATCCTG agctcctAAAGCGTCTGGATGACAGCAACGCTGAGGTGCGTGCTGCGGCTCTGCATGGCGTGGGGCTCTGGTTTTCCAGCCTGACCAAAGACTACAGCCCTGAAGTGTGCGCCCCTCATCTCCAGCTcctctttcagcagctgctgctgcacctGGATGACCCCAACCCTGCAGTTCAGGACCAAGTGCTCG AAATCCTAAAAAAGGCCAGTGTGGTCCATCCTGTGCTTCTGAAGAGGGAGGCTGAGGCTGTGAAGGACAAACACCGCAGTCCTGTGTACTGCGAGCAGCTGCTTCAACACATCAGCTCACTTTCTGCAGAGACCACAGCACCTGGTTCAGAGTAA